Below is a genomic region from Fusarium oxysporum Fo47 chromosome VIII, complete sequence.
CTTGCTCGCAGAGACCCTCTTGTGCGCAAGGAACCAAATCACCAAACCGTCTCAACTCTTTTGTTCCTCATCATTCGGAATACATAACTACACGTCGCTGAAACCGCAGGAGTATGATCGATGTTGAGGTTGCACATGAAAGCGAATGCCACGGAAACCCAGCACGAGTCTACAGGGTAGTCCGGGACCTCAACGATATTGGTCACCCAAAAAAAACAGTTCAAAGGAGTAGCAGCTTGCTGTTAACACTGATCCGTGGAACTTATGAGCAATAAAATGATAGACTATGTGTTCCTTGAGGACCTACTAATGGTGAGAACCCAATATGATTTGTGAGAATACTATCACCGAAGCGGCAATGAAGAGGCAGAGTCGCCAAGAGAAGTAAGTAGACCATATTAATCTCGTGTAACGGGTGGTGTGGATATCCGATGTTGCTCATGTGCCATTGAACTGTCATTGAACCATTTTGTGAGAATGATATCTTGGTAGAGGATGTTGGGTTGATCTACAAATACTGAAAGTTAAAAACCTATACGGCTTATGTAGACAAATTAGAAGGAGCGATAAAGGAACGCGGAGCAGTCTCTAAGTTCCGTGATAATAATGTTTTTGACTTTTCATCGCTACTTGCCGATATTTCCCCTCGCCCTCATACTCCATTAGGAAAAGGAGTTCGTTTTGTGTTGATATACTGGCGACTTTATGAATGCAAAGTAGACTTATATCTTCATGTTATGAGCAAACTTAACCCCTGAGAGGTGAGTCGATCTAAAATCTGAATAAACTTCGCATGTTCCCAACTCCATCATGATAGCAACCCAATCCTGATGCTAGTTTTTATTTTTGattccttttccttttccttttccttttttttctctctcttctcatccaacAGTAAACGCCTGCCATTGTTCGATCCTATATGTGCCCCAACCAGTCAGGGGAGATATGAGAACAAATGAAAataaaaagcaaaacaaAAAACTGTCATATCAGGCGCGAGCCTTTCAAAAGATAGAATTTAGATCATGGGTGGTAGACAGAGTCGCCTCTCTGGAGTAGAGGACGCTGGTCCCAGTTGTCCTCGTTGAGactctcatcgtcatcgtaCTCATCTTCCTCGGTGACGTTGTCGTTGATTCGTTGACGAGTGGGCGTAGTAGTGCTCTCTGGCTTGCTGTACATGAAGTACTGAGCAAAGACACCCAAGTCGAGGAACAGAGTAACGAGACTGCCAGCGAGCCAGCTCAGGTTGACGAGGATGTATTTGCCGTAAATATGACGGGCCTCACCAGGGCGGCATTCATCGTGCTTGCACTTAGGTTCGTAGGCGAAGATGGACAAGACATAAGTGATGTTTCCGAGACATgcaaaaaggaagaagagcatgCTCAGTCCGTCGGTCGTCTTGCGCCTCCAGTTCAGGATGAGCTGAGGGAGACGAGAAGCGATGTATGCGACGGTGCAGAGATATCCAAAGATCTGACCCGAAAGACTGAAGTGAAGGCTATCCTCGCCTCCAGCATTATTGTCGCCATGCTTGTCGCCAGTAGAAGCCTTCTGACCCAAGAACCAGCCAACGACACCAGCTGCGATGACCATCAAGACGACGATGGTGTTCCAGACCACAGTCTGAAGGATAGTAGGGGTTTGAGGAATAGCGTCTTCGGCGATGTGAGGAACAGCCGGTGACAGGCCAGACCAGTCTGAGCCGCGGCGCTCCTCATGACGATCGTGAGCGATCAGACCAGTGCGCTCGTTGGGTTCACCAGGGGCCGGGGTGTTCGGCTTCGCAGCAGGGGTCGGGGCATCGCGCCATGTAAAACCACGATAGTAGAAGCACTGGCCCAGGAGGACGATATCAGCGATCGTGTAAtagatggcgaggatgatCTATAGAAGCAATTGTCTTAGTTTTCGGTCCTCAAAACGGGTTGATAAATGCTGAGCGTGAAGCGTACCATGGTCGGTAGAACGCCCTGAAGGACGGCACCCAGAATGTTGAAAACATCGCCGAGGAGCCAGACAATGATGAATTGGATCGAGAGGGCATCAGCACTGCTGCGCTGGAAATTTTGAATGATTTGAGGAGAGAACACGACAACTATTTATTTGCGATTAGTGTTGTTCCGAGGCTGAGACCAGTCATAGCGACATACCCCAGCAGGCAATAGAAATAGAACTTTGGAGAATTTAGTATGTGACGTCTTTAAAGAATGTCAGAATTAGAGACATACCCGCAAATGCCCGAGATCGCCTCAACGTCAAGGTTCAGATTCGCAGTTGGCGGAGTCATGATGGAGGTTGAATCCTGGGCGAAAGGTGGCAGAGTGCAGCGCTGACCCCAGCTCGTAGCGATACCGTTTGGGTGATCAATATAAATCGAATCGTGATATTATCGCATTCGTTAAAATGAAGAAAAATCGATTCGTTAGGGGGTAATCGCTGATGGTGATAGTCTGGGCGTCGCGAGGCAAAAAGTCACAGGGAGAGACAAAAGGGTCATGGcatgaagaatgaagaatgaGATTGACAGACTTTTTTTTGGTCAATGATTGCGAAGCCAGGCATGGTCCCGtgccccccccccccccccccagAACCAGACGTCACTGTATCAAAGCAAGATTAGGAATGGATTGCGGGGGAGATGCGCTAGAATGCCCTGAGCTGAGCTTGGCTTATGCTAGGATACTTCCGGGGTCCGACCTCGGCACAGCGAGGAAGTTAAGCTGTAGATCAAGTTCGGATTCGTCAACAGCCAATGCCAGCTGAACTATGAGAACGCCATGTAAATATAACCAATTGAAGTGGTTCAATATAGTCAGGGGCTGTTCTGAATGCAAGATCGTGGATCGCAGATATTGCTTCGTCTATCTGATAATGTACAAATGAGGTCATGATCGCAGTGATGAAACACCAAAAAAATATGATATCCATGGACCCAATGAATCTCAATGAGATCCTCTCTCTGCAGGCCAATCATAACAAGCCCTGACTCATTAGAACTCCATCCCGCTGGGTACATGGCCGCATTCGCCGCAATATTGTGCAAATCGCCCGCGAGTTTCTCACCGCTAGCCCCAGAATGAACAGGAAACAGAACGGAGACCTCGGACTTGAAGCCGATTAGTACTGCTCACTCATTGCCTCGCGTTGATCATAGAAAGTCTCCTCTTTGTGCCTGATAACcaaatctcaacatcaacactgGAAAGGAATTGTCTCATATTCTGATTATAAATCCAGCAGAAGAAATCTAGGCCCTCAATCTAGCATCAAGTGTCGACTATTTCTGACCCCACTATCTCCAACCTCATATCAAGAGCATTACAAATACAAATCCCAGCACCTTTGAAACAACAACACTCAATGTCAACAAACATTTCAGGTCCAGGGCTGCCCGAGATTGCAGCTCTTCAAACCGACGACTCAATGTTGACTCGCCGTTTTGGAAAAGAGGTTGTCAACTACTACGCTGGTGGTCGTATCAACAGATTCTCTTTTCTGCGTGCCGATACTGGCTTTCTTCGACAAGCCTATAACAGCCCTACAGCTAGATATTTGGCACTCCATGACTTGAACCCTCtggttgttgacaagaagactCCGGCTTATCTGACTTTTAAGGATGTCGAGCCTCTGATCGGACCGGACCATTTCACTCTCACTGAGGATGAAGCTATCCAGAGCTTCAACTCTGCTGAGACCAGACCCCTGGTTGTCTTCATTGGTATGCTAGAGGAGGGTAATGAGAAAGATTCCATCTCCTCTTCCGATCATGGAGACATTAAGGGCCACCCCTATTTTGCCATTGACATTACTCCCAAGGGAAACCACGCTGAGAGAGCTACCAAGTTCTTAGAGGAacaggagaagaaaggacTGTCTCTGGATAAGAACCCTCGAGCCATGAACCAGTCACCTGAGGCTGGTAAGTTGTGCCTGAAACCGATTCGATCTTCAACTAACTTTTGCAGCCGCTCTTTATGCGCAGGCTAGATCTATCATTGACTGGAACACACGAAGTCCCTTTTGTGCCGGCTGCGGGCTACCCAATCTCTCAGTTCACGCTGGTTATAAGCGCGTCTGCCCTCCCGCCGATAAGAAAGGCGGAGCTTCTAGTGAGCTTCGAGGTGACTGCCCCACCCGTCACGGCGTCTCAAACATCTGTTTCCCTAGAACGGATCCCACGATGATTGCCGCTGTTGTTTCCGCTGATGGAACGAAGATTCTCCTCGGCCGTCAGAAGCGTTGGCCCCCTCACTGGTACAGCACGCTTGCTGGCTTCCTTGAGCCTGGAGAGTCTATCGAGGAGTCGGTTCGGCGAGAGGTTTGGGAGGAGAGTGGTGTTCGTGTTGGACGCGTTGTTATTCACTCGAGTCAGCCGTGGCCTTATCCTTCCAGCTTGATGATTGGAGCCATAGCTCAGGCTCTGCCTGGtgatggcgagaagatcTCTCTGAACGACAAGGAGTTGGAGGTGGCTAAGTGGTTCTCCATTGATGAAGCCCGCCAGGCTCTTAAGAATGGAACGAGCAGCCTTGGAGAGCCTGCTCCAGAGGGATACAAAGAGGGTGATTTGCGAttgcctcctcctcaggctATTGCCAATCGGCTGATTactgctgttgttgaaggaTATTTAACTGTGGCTCCCAAGATTTGATGAATTATTGATAGACTATCTACCAAGTGTTAGGAAGACGAAGCATAGAAGCGTTGATTATGGTGACAGCCAATGCTCAACTTGAATGGCAACTTACCATTTGGTGAGATGTATTCTACGTGTTCACATGATGGTATGAGAAAATAATTGCCAATGTCAGCTGCTCAGTCCATTTCTGGGGTTTGGTCTGGAGTGCTGCCACTGACCAGGAACAATTGGTAGtgttctggctctggctctggctctggctctgacACAGCGGCCAACTCCGTCCTCAACTTCCATTACTAGCGTCACCTTTCTCCTACTTTCACACTCTCTCATCCAATACTTTCTTCCCCTCCTGCATATCATTTCaccacagcagcagcagcagaagaagaagaagaagaagaagaagaagaagaagaagaagaagaggaagaggaaatcCAGCACATCCTTGCTCATAGGTTGCTTTCTATCTTACAACGAGAAGCCTTTGGCGTCTTGAGGTAGCTGGCCATTTCATCATCCTTCCTACGTGCCCACcattcatcttctcttcatgCGGCACCGCCTCGATTTTTCATAACATCATCCCgtccttcatctcttcaatCCTCTTCTTTACCTCTCAATattcttggccttcttggatcatcatcagagaTATCTTCAGGCTATTCTCCTTCatatcttcctccatctGGTCCGCCTTTGACGATACAGCCATGCCCGGAACCGCCCAACCGCCACTAAGTGCGCGGACAGCGCAGCGAATTCACGAGCAAGTGACTCGTGAGGTCTTTCGACTCGCCGGCCGTGATCCCGACAATCACATGGAATGCTTCAAGGCTTGCATAAAGACTATCGAGAACACCAAAGTCATCGAGACAACTGACTATGCTATTTGGGAGAGCCAGGTAAGTGAACATATCTAGTTCTTGCAAGGAATAACAGACTGATAATTCTGAGGAGCCAATCGCAAGTCCTCTGAAAGAAttctccaacaccaaccGAACCACCAAGAGCGGCAATTTTTACACGCTCTCACCAACGACCGTCGTGGCTATTGCCGCTACTCTGAACCTGAAGCACGTCATCGCCAACTCTAATGTCAATAACAAACACGTCGTCAACGCTGTCTCCCCGAGTGCTGTGTGGGCTTACCTTGGTATTGCCATCAATGCATGGCCTCAGACTGGTGAGTGTCAGTTCTTGGTTAAGAAGTCTGGCGAAGATTCAAAGTCTCCAACAGTTGGAAAGATCACCCGGGGAAAGTTTGCAGTCACAACCAATATATTCGGAGACACCACCACCCCTCTGATGCTTCTGACCATAGCGAGATTTAACAGCTGGGTTAAGTCAGCATCGGGTGCCCCttgtttgaagaagaggactGTCGACGTGCCGCAGATCATCCACCGCCGTCAAGCATTAAGCGAGGGCAAGGAAATTCTTGAGAAACTAGGAAACCGAAAGTTCAAGCAAAACGATCCAGCTCTCATCAGAGAGGTAAAGGCATGGCTATCGGAGCCCATCATCCTTGTGCTTCCAGAGGAGGCGAAGAGCCGACTATGGTACTAGTGCAGCCAAGTCGCGAAATCATGGTTGCCAATCATCAAGGACGCAGACACGGAACTATCAGTTTGGAAATATATGGGCAAGACCGGTGCCACTCTTGCGTCCCTGGTTTCCGATGAAATTGACTGGATTCAACTGGCTCAACAGGTCAATGATGCAGAATCAACTGCAGCTGTAAAGAAGCTGGTTGAACTGTCAGACAAGGTCCGTGAGATACAAAATTCTCAGCAGAACTATCTGCAGGAGGCAATACCCAATCTGATGGAACTTCGAACGGCTCTCCTGGAGTAGCCCGGTTGCCAGTCGTTCCAGCAAGTTTTTGGACCTGCTTGGAATGAATGTCTCCTCAGCCAAGAAGCTGatggtacaaagaacattATTGTTGGCGCTCTTCAACGCCTCTTCGACACAATTGCCTATGTCTTTCCTCGAACACACCCTATGTAGGGTGCTTTCCTTGATATGGTTTCCAAAATGGACGTTGCTGTCATGTCTTCCCTCGACCTTGATCTGGTCAGAGCCAAAGATCGTCACCAGACGAggctcaacatcaacgacgATCTCTCCTACCGCAACGAAATCATGGCTAATGTGGCCGAAGCTATCTCCAGACTCGAGCGTGGATCAGCATCGCAGGAGCGACTTCTTCGTTCAAAGCTCTGCTCGATCTTTGACGCAGCTGATGCGCTGATC
It encodes:
- a CDS encoding PQ loop repeat-domain-containing protein → MTPPTANLNLDVEAISGICGSISIACWVVVFSPQIIQNFQRSSADALSIQFIIVWLLGDVFNILGAVLQGVLPTMIILAIYYTIADIVLLGQCFYYRGFTWRDAPTPAAKPNTPAPGEPNERTGLIAHDRHEERRGSDWSGLSPAVPHIAEDAIPQTPTILQTVVWNTIVVLMVIAAGVVGWFLGQKASTGDKHGDNNAGGEDSLHFSLSGQIFGYLCTVAYIASRLPQLILNWRRKTTDGLSMLFFLFACLGNITYVLSIFAYEPKCKHDECRPGEARHIYGKYILVNLSWLAGSLVTLFLDLGVFAQYFMYSKPESTTTPTRQRINDNVTEEDEYDDDESLNEDNWDQRPLLQRGDSVYHP
- a CDS encoding NAD(+) diphosphatase is translated as MSTNISGPGLPEIAALQTDDSMLTRRFGKEVVNYYAGGRINRFSFLRADTGFLRQAYNSPTARYLALHDLNPLVVDKKTPAYLTFKDVEPLIGPDHFTLTEDEAIQSFNSAETRPLVVFIGMLEEGNEKDSISSSDHGDIKGHPYFAIDITPKGNHAERATKFLEEQEKKGLSLDKNPRAMNQSPEAAALYAQARSIIDWNTRSPFCAGCGLPNLSVHAGYKRVCPPADKKGGASSELRGDCPTRHGVSNICFPRTDPTMIAAVVSADGTKILLGRQKRWPPHWYSTLAGFLEPGESIEESVRREVWEESGVRVGRVVIHSSQPWPYPSSLMIGAIAQALPGDGEKISLNDKELEVAKWFSIDEARQALKNGTSSLGEPAPEGYKEGDLRLPPPQAIANRLITAVVEGYLTVAPKI